The following is a genomic window from Deltaproteobacteria bacterium.
ATCCACTACTGGCGCGACATGCTGCGCGAGGTGGGGATGGCCGACGCGCCCGACAGGATCCCGATGAAGTGGGACGCGTACTGGGGCTACTGGAAGAAGGCGCAGGACGAGCTGCGCAAGAAGGACGCGGCAAAGTACGGCAAGCTGTACGGCATCGGGATGACGGAGTCGACGCGCGCCAGCGACACGCTCTACAACTTCGACATGGCGCTGCTCTCCTACCACGGCGAGGTGATCGACGCCGAGGGCAAGGTGGTCGCCGACCAGGCGAAGAACAAGAAAGCCATCACCGAGACGCTCAAGTGGTTCGGCGAGCTGTTCACCTCGGGCTACGTGCCGCCGGACGCCACCAACTGGACGGACGGCGACAACAACGCGGGCTTCCACAGCCGGCTCATCGTCATGACGCCGAACCCGTCGCAGTCGATCCCGGCCGCGCAGTTCTTCAACAAGGAAGATCCCGAGAAGAAGAACTACTTCGACAACATGGCGACGATCGAGTGGCCGGACGGGCCCGACGGCAAGAAGGCGCGCTACCTCTCGGCCGTGAAGACCATCATCATTCCCGCCGAGAGCAAGAACCAGAAGGCCGCCAGAGACTTCATCAAATTCGTCGTCGAGCGGGAGCGCTTCTCGGAATACATCAAGGCGGCCAACGGCCGCTGGTTCCCGGCCTTCAAGGACGTGGCTGACGATCCGTTCTGGCGCACGGGCCACAAGGGCCCGAAGGGCCAGAAAGATCTGCACGTGCCGGTGGCCACCACGATCTTCCTCGACCGGGAGAACAAGGTGTTCGACCACTGGAAGCACCCGGCGTTCTCGCAGGTCTACGACGAGAACGTGTGGGGCAAGGCCATGGCGCGCATCGCCATCGACAAGTGGACGGCCGACAAGGCGGCCGACGAGGGCATCGAGCGCGTCAAGGCCATCTTCACGCACTTCAAGTAACCTGCCGATGAGGACGACGGTGCGCGGGCGGCTCCTCCGCTCGCGCACCCTCCACGGTTTTCTCTTCACGGCGCCGCTGCTCTTCCTCTTCGCGGCGTTCGTGATCTACCCGATGACGATGGGC
Proteins encoded in this region:
- a CDS encoding carbohydrate ABC transporter substrate-binding protein, with the protein product MIPPPRPASRRRPGQDARRDAVLSPEIARSQERRSETLPCRLSGRGVYSPPFAHLNEEDRMRQTRREFLKVTALATGATSIAGFPLVARAQASKVVVWWNKGYYPEEDTAMQKIVKEFENRAKVEVDLSFTAQEDLLKKINAALIAHRVPDVAFCFFNDWQVVPKYGWTGQLADCSDIVSDLKPRYNEKMLAVAHVLNSKTKKRAYYGVPIEAQTMHIHYWRDMLREVGMADAPDRIPMKWDAYWGYWKKAQDELRKKDAAKYGKLYGIGMTESTRASDTLYNFDMALLSYHGEVIDAEGKVVADQAKNKKAITETLKWFGELFTSGYVPPDATNWTDGDNNAGFHSRLIVMTPNPSQSIPAAQFFNKEDPEKKNYFDNMATIEWPDGPDGKKARYLSAVKTIIIPAESKNQKAARDFIKFVVERERFSEYIKAANGRWFPAFKDVADDPFWRTGHKGPKGQKDLHVPVATTIFLDRENKVFDHWKHPAFSQVYDENVWGKAMARIAIDKWTADKAADEGIERVKAIFTHFK